A genomic region of Arcobacter sp. F155 contains the following coding sequences:
- a CDS encoding diguanylate cyclase: MKKLLLIDNSTVIINVLKDLFAKKNYYEVYVAKSLEEAKDLIDNHKFFVSISNLVLPDALNGELLSLLKSNQIPTIVLTSKIDDETISKIKKIGVIDYISKESIHELRKAYRLANLLLYVRDMEVLIVDDSSTVVSQLKNSLEGLLLNVSVANSGKSALKQLEQNPNISLIITDYHMDEMNGLEFIKKVRKGNTNSAVPILVMTSDNNNALKVNLYKNGATDFLVKPLLEEELKAKLFNTFSNMKQISDIRNYTEVIDNNVITSYTDENGTILNVSQAFCEISGYIKEELIGNSHKIVRHPDMPESLYEELWSTIKAGKVWKGEVKNLKKDGSFYWVKVVIEPNFDREGNITNFTSVRQDITDKKRIYELSITDGLTGLYNRRYFNEISKDYINQCSRDNNYFAFLILDIDNFKKYNDTYGHQKGDDVLIKVSKSLEKSFKRQSDKIFRLGGEEFGVLISAKEQSDIEKLAEQGRKDIESLGITHEKNPPLNVVTASFGLTILKDESKHIDEVYKNSDELLYKAKESGRNTVIISAP; encoded by the coding sequence TTGAAAAAGTTACTTTTAATAGATAACTCAACAGTTATTATAAATGTGTTAAAAGATTTATTTGCAAAGAAAAACTATTATGAAGTTTATGTTGCAAAAAGTTTAGAAGAAGCAAAAGACTTAATTGATAATCATAAGTTTTTTGTTTCTATCTCTAATTTAGTTCTACCAGATGCTTTAAACGGGGAACTACTAAGTCTACTAAAATCCAATCAAATTCCTACAATAGTTTTAACTTCAAAGATTGATGATGAAACAATTTCAAAAATTAAAAAAATAGGTGTGATTGATTATATTTCAAAAGAGTCAATCCATGAATTAAGAAAAGCTTACAGATTAGCAAACTTACTATTATATGTTAGAGATATGGAAGTTTTAATTGTTGATGATTCATCAACTGTAGTCTCACAATTAAAAAATAGTCTTGAAGGGCTTTTATTAAATGTAAGTGTTGCAAATAGTGGAAAATCTGCATTAAAACAGTTGGAACAAAATCCAAATATCTCTTTGATTATTACAGATTATCATATGGATGAAATGAATGGCCTAGAGTTTATTAAAAAAGTTAGAAAAGGCAATACTAACAGTGCCGTTCCAATTTTGGTTATGACTTCAGATAATAACAATGCCTTAAAAGTGAATCTATACAAAAATGGAGCAACTGACTTTTTAGTAAAACCTTTACTAGAAGAAGAGTTAAAGGCAAAATTATTTAATACTTTTTCAAATATGAAACAAATAAGTGATATTCGAAACTATACTGAAGTTATTGATAATAATGTAATAACTTCATATACCGATGAAAATGGAACTATCTTAAATGTATCACAAGCTTTTTGTGAGATTTCAGGATATATAAAAGAAGAACTAATTGGAAATAGTCATAAAATTGTAAGACATCCTGATATGCCAGAATCTTTATATGAAGAACTGTGGAGTACAATAAAAGCAGGAAAAGTTTGGAAAGGTGAAGTAAAAAACCTTAAAAAAGATGGTAGTTTTTATTGGGTAAAAGTAGTAATAGAACCAAACTTTGATAGAGAAGGAAATATCACAAACTTTACTTCTGTAAGACAAGATATAACAGATAAAAAAAGAATTTACGAGCTTTCTATTACTGATGGTTTAACGGGACTTTATAATAGAAGATATTTTAATGAGATTTCAAAAGATTATATAAATCAATGTTCACGAGACAATAACTATTTTGCTTTTTTAATTTTAGATATAGATAATTTTAAAAAATATAATGATACTTATGGACATCAAAAAGGTGATGATGTTTTAATAAAAGTTTCTAAAAGCTTAGAAAAAAGTTTTAAAAGACAAAGTGACAAAATCTTTAGACTTGGTGGAGAAGAGTTTGGAGTTTTAATTAGTGCAAAAGAGCAAAGTGATATTGAAAAGTTAGCTGAGCAAGGAAGAAAAGATATTGAGAGTCTTGGGATTACTCATGAAAAAAATCCACCTTTAAATGTTGTTACTGCATCATTTGGATTG
- a CDS encoding SIMPL domain-containing protein, with translation MTTRSSMIIGLGFVIGLTIMALILSKGFISYKELDRTVVVKGLAQKEVKADLVIWPIKFIKASNNNSELYEELENDTKKILDFLEKIGFKKEELTVLAPSVNDKFAQSYGNSDRVKFRYSGSNKVVVYSNNIELAQKAMKELSTLGKEGITFMQNDYDTRVEYLFTKLNEVKPKMVEEATQSARDTALKFAQDSKSNLGKIKKASQGQFSIRARDKNTEHIKKIRVVSTVEYYLVD, from the coding sequence ATGACAACTAGAAGTAGTATGATAATTGGTTTAGGTTTTGTTATTGGTTTGACAATTATGGCTTTGATTTTAAGTAAAGGATTTATTTCTTATAAAGAGTTAGATAGAACTGTAGTTGTAAAAGGTCTAGCACAAAAAGAAGTGAAGGCTGATTTGGTTATTTGGCCAATAAAGTTTATTAAAGCTTCAAACAATAATAGTGAACTTTATGAAGAGTTAGAAAACGATACAAAGAAGATTTTAGATTTTTTAGAAAAAATAGGTTTCAAAAAAGAAGAGCTTACTGTTTTAGCTCCTTCAGTTAATGATAAGTTTGCTCAAAGTTATGGAAATAGTGATAGAGTAAAGTTTAGATATAGTGGTTCAAATAAAGTAGTTGTTTATTCAAATAATATTGAATTAGCTCAAAAAGCTATGAAAGAGTTAAGTACACTTGGAAAAGAGGGTATTACTTTTATGCAAAATGATTATGATACAAGAGTTGAATATCTGTTTACAAAACTTAATGAAGTAAAACCAAAGATGGTTGAAGAAGCTACACAAAGCGCGAGGGATACTGCATTAAAATTTGCACAAGATTCTAAGAGTAATTTAGGAAAAATCAAAAAAGCATCACAGGGACAGTTCTCAATTAGAGCAAGGGATAAAAACACTGAGCATATCAAAAAGATAAGAGTAGTATCTACAGTTGAGTATTATTTAGTAGATTAA